One region of Acidovorax sp. T1 genomic DNA includes:
- a CDS encoding cation diffusion facilitator family transporter has protein sequence MSASHEHALPTTGNERRLWIALGLTASFMIAEVVAGILTNSLALISDAAHMLTDAAALAIALAAVQIGKRKADSLRTFGYYRFEILAAAFNCLMLFGVAIYILIEAYSRFKNPPEVQTGAMMLVAILGLVVNLISMKLLQSGKDASLNVKGAYLEVWSDMLGSLGVIIGAIIIRYTGWTTVDAIIAVLIGLWVLPRTWVLLKESLNILLEGVPNGMDIAEVRNSIAKVSGVTSVHDLHIWALTSGKPSLTAHVVHDPSSTPEIVREAINAILADRFAVFHTTLQMESVSCRLADEMDTFTAPAKHVGRQAEGHA, from the coding sequence ATGAGTGCCTCACACGAACATGCATTACCAACAACTGGGAATGAGCGACGGCTTTGGATCGCTCTTGGGCTGACGGCGTCTTTCATGATCGCCGAGGTTGTTGCGGGGATTCTCACCAACAGCCTCGCGCTTATTTCCGATGCGGCACACATGCTGACCGACGCGGCCGCTTTGGCTATCGCCCTTGCTGCAGTACAAATCGGCAAGAGGAAGGCAGACTCTCTCCGGACTTTCGGTTACTACCGATTTGAGATTTTGGCGGCAGCTTTCAACTGCCTGATGTTGTTTGGGGTTGCGATCTATATCCTGATAGAGGCTTACTCTCGCTTTAAGAATCCACCGGAGGTACAGACCGGCGCGATGATGCTGGTCGCAATCCTGGGCCTGGTCGTAAATCTGATCAGCATGAAGTTGCTGCAGAGCGGCAAGGATGCAAGCCTCAACGTTAAAGGTGCCTACCTCGAGGTCTGGAGCGACATGCTTGGCTCACTGGGTGTGATCATCGGAGCGATCATCATCCGTTACACGGGCTGGACGACGGTAGACGCAATCATCGCCGTGCTGATTGGACTGTGGGTCTTGCCGCGCACGTGGGTTCTTCTTAAGGAAAGCTTGAACATCCTGCTGGAGGGTGTGCCAAATGGGATGGACATTGCCGAGGTCAGGAACAGCATCGCCAAAGTAAGCGGCGTGACGTCGGTTCACGACCTGCACATCTGGGCCCTGACCAGTGGCAAACCCAGCCTCACGGCACATGTCGTGCACGACCCTTCGTCCACTCCTGAGATCGTGCGGGAAGCCATCAATGCGATTCTTGCTGACAGGTTCGCAGTTTTTCATACGACCCTACAGATGGAGTCGGTTTCCTGTCGTCTGGCGGATGAGATGGACACCTTTACGGCGCCGGCAAAGCACGTTGGTAGACAAGCAGAAGGCCATGCATAG
- a CDS encoding TolC family protein → MFKGIHISNGLVAAPGRKNFAVTTIVAATLFAAGSIALAQGVSSGAVGSQPVVVHSASASSAAPMSLARAIDLALEGNADVAAATRQVEATEGQVIQGRARPNPEFAYSLEDTRSKTRTQSWQLNLPIELGGKRAARTKAAQSAREQAQAQLTEVKSTVRASVVAAYFDALTARERLALAKDSATLAKSSTDTVAKRVAAGKVSPVEETKARVAEAGIRVELTQAASEERNALTRLYALLGRSTAVTLQLEGDAESIPTVPDLAALQSLVASSPAVVVAKAEVDRRKALTEVEQSKRVPDVTVSAGMQRSNETQRNMLLLGVSVPLQVFDRNQGNLLEALKLEDKARDELQGTTVRLHSEVTQAHDRLSTISTEVQVLQSDVLPGSKSAYDAATIGFENGKFNFLEVLDAQRTYFTAKSQYLKALAEAHRAAAEIDRLLGNPTPNAPTNQQN, encoded by the coding sequence ATGTTCAAGGGAATTCATATTTCAAATGGCCTGGTCGCTGCGCCCGGCCGGAAGAATTTTGCGGTCACAACGATCGTTGCAGCCACGTTGTTTGCGGCTGGATCAATCGCGCTCGCCCAGGGCGTGTCTTCGGGCGCCGTGGGAAGCCAGCCGGTAGTTGTTCACAGCGCCTCGGCATCGTCCGCTGCTCCGATGTCGTTGGCCAGGGCCATCGACTTGGCGCTGGAGGGAAATGCAGACGTTGCTGCGGCCACGCGTCAGGTTGAGGCGACGGAAGGGCAAGTCATTCAAGGACGCGCGCGCCCAAACCCAGAGTTCGCGTACTCGCTCGAAGACACACGCTCGAAAACGCGCACGCAAAGCTGGCAGCTCAACCTTCCGATCGAACTTGGCGGGAAGCGTGCTGCACGGACTAAAGCCGCGCAAAGTGCTCGGGAGCAAGCACAAGCTCAGCTCACCGAGGTGAAATCCACGGTACGCGCCAGCGTGGTTGCCGCTTACTTTGACGCACTGACTGCCCGAGAGCGGCTGGCACTGGCAAAGGACAGCGCAACGCTTGCCAAGTCATCCACTGACACCGTTGCGAAGCGTGTCGCGGCTGGCAAGGTCTCCCCGGTCGAGGAGACAAAGGCACGCGTTGCTGAAGCTGGAATACGCGTGGAGCTGACGCAGGCGGCGAGCGAAGAGCGCAATGCGCTGACCCGCCTCTATGCATTGTTGGGCCGCAGCACCGCGGTCACTCTCCAGCTGGAAGGCGATGCCGAGAGCATTCCAACCGTTCCTGATCTTGCTGCGCTGCAATCATTGGTCGCGTCATCACCAGCCGTTGTTGTCGCCAAGGCTGAAGTGGATCGGCGCAAAGCTTTGACCGAGGTGGAACAAAGCAAGCGCGTGCCGGACGTGACTGTGAGCGCAGGTATGCAGCGGAGCAACGAGACACAGCGCAACATGCTCCTGCTCGGAGTGTCGGTACCTCTACAGGTATTCGACCGCAACCAAGGCAACCTGCTGGAGGCCCTGAAGCTTGAAGACAAAGCCAGGGACGAGCTGCAAGGCACCACCGTGCGGCTGCACAGCGAGGTGACCCAAGCCCATGATCGACTGTCAACGATCAGTACCGAAGTGCAGGTGCTGCAGAGTGACGTGCTTCCCGGTTCCAAGTCAGCCTACGACGCGGCAACCATTGGGTTCGAGAACGGCAAATTCAATTTTCTCGAAGTTCTAGACGCACAACGCACGTACTTCACTGCCAAGTCGCAATACCTCAAGGCGTTGGCCGAGGCCCATCGAGCAGCCGCGGAGATCGACCGCCTGCTGGGCAACCCGACGCCCAATGCACCGACCAACCAGCAAAACTGA
- a CDS encoding efflux RND transporter periplasmic adaptor subunit — MNSIKSSISKKHLIAIAVVIAMGVGAGALILQGGKTKAAASEGDGHGHGTHTEAKGHGDGEHHGKADGKGHDDDKGHADGEHHEKSESKGANGGSLFKEGDFGLEALLAEDGGEPRLRVWMFDKEKPLPQSAATVAATITRPTGEKQTLSFIQEKAGWVSRENVAEPHVFDIEIIAQKGNEPFLFVMSKEEGKVELTDAQIKASAISIDSASPASIKSALLLPGEIRLNEDRTSHVVPRLAGVVESVNASLGQVVKKGQVLAAIASPTASEQRSELQTVQKRMALAKTTYEREKKLWEQKVSAEQDYLQAKQALSEAEVAVANANQKLGALGLSSSSASGLNRIELRAPFDGIVIEKHLSLGEAVKEDAAVFTISDLSQVWAEINVPAKDLPQVRVGEKVTIKATAFDASATGTVAFVGALIGEQTRTAKARVVLDNPKGAWRPGLFVNVEVVADEATVPVTIAADAVQTVGEKPVVFLKVNGGFIAQPVQLGRSDGKRIEVLQGIKPGTPYAASGSFVVKSELGKASAEHTH, encoded by the coding sequence ATGAACTCCATCAAATCAAGCATCAGCAAGAAGCATCTGATCGCCATCGCCGTCGTCATCGCGATGGGCGTTGGTGCTGGCGCCCTCATTCTGCAGGGTGGCAAGACGAAGGCAGCAGCCAGTGAGGGAGATGGCCACGGCCACGGCACACACACTGAAGCCAAGGGGCACGGAGACGGCGAGCACCATGGCAAAGCGGATGGCAAAGGCCACGACGACGACAAAGGTCATGCCGACGGGGAGCATCACGAGAAAAGTGAGTCGAAGGGTGCGAACGGCGGCAGCCTCTTCAAGGAAGGCGACTTCGGGCTGGAAGCCCTGCTCGCAGAAGACGGCGGCGAGCCACGCCTTCGCGTCTGGATGTTCGACAAGGAAAAGCCACTGCCCCAGAGCGCCGCCACTGTCGCCGCAACAATTACCCGGCCGACGGGGGAAAAGCAGACGCTCTCATTCATTCAGGAAAAGGCTGGATGGGTGAGCCGCGAGAACGTGGCAGAACCGCATGTGTTTGACATTGAGATCATTGCGCAAAAGGGCAATGAGCCTTTCCTTTTCGTGATGAGCAAGGAAGAAGGCAAGGTCGAGCTGACAGATGCCCAGATTAAGGCGTCAGCTATCAGCATTGACTCGGCATCCCCTGCGAGCATCAAGTCTGCGCTGCTGCTGCCCGGCGAGATCCGTCTCAACGAAGATCGCACTTCGCACGTGGTCCCGCGCCTTGCAGGCGTGGTGGAAAGCGTCAACGCCAGCTTGGGCCAGGTTGTCAAGAAGGGGCAGGTGCTGGCCGCTATCGCAAGTCCCACAGCATCGGAGCAACGCAGCGAGCTGCAGACGGTCCAAAAGCGCATGGCGTTGGCAAAGACGACCTACGAGCGGGAGAAAAAGCTCTGGGAGCAGAAGGTTTCGGCAGAGCAGGACTACCTGCAAGCTAAACAGGCTCTCAGCGAAGCCGAAGTGGCCGTCGCAAACGCTAACCAGAAGCTGGGTGCACTGGGCCTTTCGTCCTCATCCGCCTCTGGTTTGAACCGGATTGAACTGCGTGCGCCCTTTGATGGGATCGTCATCGAGAAACATCTGAGCCTTGGTGAAGCCGTCAAGGAAGACGCTGCTGTGTTCACGATTTCGGACCTGAGCCAAGTTTGGGCTGAGATCAACGTGCCAGCCAAAGATTTGCCTCAGGTGCGAGTTGGCGAGAAAGTCACTATCAAGGCCACCGCTTTCGACGCTTCAGCGACGGGCACAGTGGCCTTCGTGGGCGCGCTCATAGGCGAGCAAACCCGAACCGCCAAAGCGCGGGTGGTACTGGATAACCCCAAGGGGGCATGGCGGCCAGGTCTGTTCGTGAACGTCGAGGTCGTGGCTGATGAAGCCACAGTGCCCGTGACGATCGCTGCAGACGCGGTCCAGACGGTTGGAGAAAAGCCGGTTGTCTTCCTCAAGGTCAATGGAGGCTTCATTGCCCAACCAGTGCAACTGGGGCGCAGCGACGGCAAACGGATCGAGGTCCTGCAAGGCATCAAGCCTGGAACGCCTTATGCAGCGTCCGGCAGCTTCGTAGTGAAGTCCGAACTGGGCAAGGCGTCCGCCGAGCACACGCACTGA
- the tnpB gene encoding IS66 family insertion sequence element accessory protein TnpB (TnpB, as the term is used for proteins encoded by IS66 family insertion elements, is considered an accessory protein, since TnpC, encoded by a neighboring gene, is a DDE family transposase.), with protein sequence MIRIDAAWLATAPLDMRAGTDTALARVVSVFGAAHPHHAYLFANRRANRIKVLVHDGIGIWLAARRLHQGKFVWPAPGNEQWQLEPVQLDALVLGLPWQRMGNAGIITMV encoded by the coding sequence ATGATCCGTATCGACGCTGCCTGGCTTGCCACGGCCCCGCTGGACATGCGCGCCGGCACCGACACGGCGCTGGCCCGGGTGGTCAGCGTGTTCGGTGCTGCCCACCCTCATCACGCCTACCTGTTCGCCAACAGACGCGCCAACCGCATCAAGGTGCTGGTGCACGACGGCATCGGCATCTGGCTGGCCGCTCGCCGCCTGCACCAGGGGAAGTTCGTCTGGCCGGCGCCAGGCAATGAGCAGTGGCAGTTGGAGCCTGTCCAGCTTGACGCCCTGGTGCTGGGCCTGCCCTGGCAACGCATGGGAAACGCCGGCATTATCACCATGGTCTGA
- a CDS encoding DUF4148 domain-containing protein, which translates to MNFKTALLILSLGAAPAFAADQSAPLTREQVRAELSQAMRSGEMLSRGEASMTLREINPRAYPAPAATVSKTRSQVAQELNQAMRTGEILAAGESGAKLNEIAPGSYPSQAVTAQAKTRDEVRHELEEAIVHGEMMANGEDGRSVKEVFPGLYRGSHTDVATERGFTGHSQSL; encoded by the coding sequence ATGAACTTCAAGACCGCACTGCTGATCCTCTCGTTGGGCGCCGCACCCGCATTCGCTGCCGACCAGTCGGCACCTCTGACCCGTGAACAGGTTCGCGCAGAACTCTCGCAGGCGATGCGTAGCGGCGAGATGTTGTCCCGCGGCGAGGCAAGCATGACGTTGCGCGAAATCAATCCGCGTGCTTACCCAGCCCCCGCAGCCACTGTTTCAAAGACACGCTCGCAAGTGGCTCAGGAACTGAACCAGGCGATGCGGACAGGAGAAATTCTGGCCGCCGGTGAGTCCGGTGCCAAGCTCAACGAAATTGCACCCGGCAGCTATCCATCGCAGGCAGTGACCGCACAGGCCAAGACGCGAGACGAGGTTCGCCACGAACTGGAGGAAGCCATCGTCCACGGCGAGATGATGGCAAACGGCGAAGACGGCCGCTCGGTCAAGGAAGTATTTCCTGGCCTCTACCGTGGTAGCCACACTGACGTTGCCACTGAGCGTGGCTTCACGGGCCACTCCCAAAGTCTTTAA
- the tnpC gene encoding IS66 family transposase, giving the protein MVQQQSLNNLSAEQLREMVASLMGHVSDKDAQIARHQTELKHSQALNAKLTHENALLKRMKFAAQSERFNAEQRSLLEDEIEADLAAVAVEIEQLQPPAPAPQAKQQPKRQPLPANLPRREIRHEPELTTCACGCAMKRIGEDVAEKLDYVPGVFTVERHIRGKWACAQCETITQPPVEAHVIDKGIPTTGLLAQVLVAKYADHLPLYRQEAIFGRAGLAIPRSTLAQWVGTCGVRLQPLVDALKAEILSRSVLHADETPVQMLKPGKGSTHRAYLWAYAPGAFEDMKAVVYDFCESRAGEHARNFLGDWRGSLVCDDFSGYKAGFANGITEAGCLAHARRKFFDLHAAHKSQIAGFALEQFAKVYDIEREVKELNTDQRQAIRQQHTKPLLAALHEWMLLQRQKLPDSSATAKALDYSLRRWTALTRFVGDGQLPVDNNWIENQIRPIAIGRNNWLFAGSLRAGQRAAAVMSLVQSARMNGHDPYAYLKDVLTRLPTHRASRIEELLPHRWQAPNS; this is encoded by the coding sequence GTGGTGCAGCAACAATCCCTGAACAATCTCAGCGCAGAGCAACTGCGCGAGATGGTTGCCAGCCTCATGGGCCACGTGAGCGACAAGGACGCGCAAATCGCCCGCCACCAAACCGAACTCAAGCACAGCCAGGCGCTCAACGCCAAGCTCACCCACGAGAACGCGCTCTTGAAGCGCATGAAGTTCGCGGCCCAGTCCGAGCGCTTCAACGCCGAGCAGCGCAGCCTGCTTGAAGACGAGATCGAGGCCGACCTGGCAGCGGTCGCCGTCGAGATCGAGCAACTGCAGCCGCCTGCGCCAGCGCCCCAAGCCAAACAGCAACCCAAGCGCCAGCCGCTGCCGGCCAACCTGCCGCGGCGCGAGATCCGCCACGAGCCTGAGTTGACTACCTGCGCCTGTGGTTGTGCGATGAAGCGCATCGGTGAAGACGTGGCCGAAAAGCTGGACTATGTGCCCGGCGTGTTCACGGTGGAGCGCCACATCCGTGGCAAGTGGGCCTGCGCACAGTGCGAAACCATCACCCAGCCGCCGGTCGAAGCGCATGTGATCGACAAGGGCATCCCCACCACGGGCCTGCTGGCCCAGGTGCTGGTGGCCAAGTACGCCGACCACCTGCCGCTATACCGCCAGGAAGCGATCTTTGGACGCGCCGGTCTGGCCATCCCCCGCTCGACTCTGGCGCAGTGGGTCGGCACCTGCGGCGTGCGGCTGCAGCCGCTGGTCGATGCGCTGAAGGCGGAGATACTCAGCCGCAGCGTGCTGCACGCCGACGAGACGCCGGTGCAAATGCTCAAGCCTGGCAAAGGCAGCACCCACCGGGCTTACCTGTGGGCTTACGCACCAGGCGCCTTCGAAGACATGAAGGCCGTGGTGTACGACTTCTGCGAGTCAAGAGCAGGCGAGCATGCCCGCAACTTCCTCGGAGACTGGCGCGGCAGCCTGGTATGCGATGACTTCAGCGGCTACAAGGCTGGGTTTGCCAATGGCATCACGGAAGCGGGTTGCCTGGCGCACGCGCGGCGCAAATTCTTTGACCTGCACGCGGCCCACAAAAGCCAGATCGCCGGGTTCGCGCTGGAGCAGTTCGCCAAGGTCTACGACATCGAGCGCGAGGTCAAGGAATTGAACACGGATCAGCGCCAGGCCATCCGGCAGCAGCACACCAAGCCATTGCTAGCTGCACTGCACGAGTGGATGCTGCTACAGAGACAAAAACTGCCCGACAGCTCGGCCACGGCCAAGGCGCTGGATTACAGCCTGCGGCGCTGGACTGCACTGACGCGCTTCGTTGGTGACGGGCAACTGCCGGTGGACAACAACTGGATCGAGAACCAGATCCGGCCGATCGCCATTGGCCGCAACAACTGGCTGTTCGCCGGCAGCCTGCGAGCAGGCCAACGTGCGGCCGCGGTGATGAGCCTGGTGCAGTCGGCGCGCATGAACGGGCATGACCCCTATGCCTACCTGAAGGACGTGCTCACGCGCTTGCCCACGCACCGGGCCAGCAGGATCGAAGAATTGCTGCCGCATCGCTGGCAGGCCCCGAACTCCTGA
- the fliQ gene encoding flagellar biosynthesis protein FliQ — translation MSSQQVLTIAQAALHMLLMTAAPILLVVLLVGLIVSTFQAVTQINENTLSFIPKLVAAIVVLLIAGPWLISTFVDYLREVLLSIPGMVV, via the coding sequence ATGAGTTCGCAACAAGTCCTGACCATTGCGCAGGCGGCACTGCACATGTTGCTGATGACCGCCGCGCCTATCCTGCTCGTAGTGTTGCTGGTGGGCCTGATCGTTAGCACCTTCCAGGCGGTGACGCAAATCAATGAAAACACGCTGTCGTTCATCCCCAAATTGGTGGCCGCCATCGTCGTGCTGCTCATTGCCGGACCATGGCTCATCAGCACCTTCGTGGACTACTTGCGAGAGGTGCTGCTCTCGATCCCAGGTATGGTTGTATGA
- a CDS encoding DUF6328 family protein, which yields MSKPEGFGNEPDELSDDGDLTDMLGELRVLLPTAQLLSAFLITVPFTPGFSAIANAEKWVFLATFVLAVVGLVLLSAPAVQHRLIRPLLDRPRFKSLASRQILVGAVALASALVSGAQLVLSTIFGHVVGSLAAALVAGLIFLLWWWLPRRWKQSGKL from the coding sequence ATGTCGAAACCAGAAGGATTTGGCAACGAGCCAGATGAACTTTCGGACGATGGCGACTTGACGGACATGCTGGGGGAGCTTCGGGTTCTATTGCCGACCGCGCAGCTACTTTCTGCTTTCCTGATAACTGTGCCATTTACCCCCGGCTTCAGTGCAATCGCCAACGCGGAGAAATGGGTCTTCCTTGCGACGTTTGTTCTGGCTGTTGTCGGCTTGGTACTTCTGAGTGCGCCGGCTGTGCAGCATCGCTTGATTCGGCCGTTGCTTGATCGACCTCGATTCAAGTCGCTTGCTTCCCGCCAGATTCTGGTGGGAGCGGTCGCGCTCGCGAGCGCTCTCGTTTCCGGCGCGCAGCTTGTACTGTCCACAATATTTGGACATGTGGTCGGGAGCTTGGCAGCTGCGCTGGTCGCCGGGTTGATATTTCTCCTATGGTGGTGGCTGCCGCGTCGATGGAAGCAATCCGGAAAACTGTAG
- a CDS encoding CusA/CzcA family heavy metal efflux RND transporter, whose translation MFEKLIRFSIEQRWLVLLAALAMGALGVFNYQKLPIDAVPDITNVQVQINTQAAGYSPLETEQRVTYPIETVMAGLPNLEQTRSLSRYGLSQVTVIFKDGTDIYFARQLVNERIQEARDKLPAGITPALGPISTGLGEIYLWTVETKDGAKKPDGNPYTPTDLREIQDWIIKPQLRNVPGVTEINSIGGFAKEYQIAPVPERLASLGVTLQDIVTALDRNNGNVGAGYIEKRGEQYLVRAPGQVKSMEDIGNVILSSANGVPVRVRDVADVSIGRELRTGAATDNGREVVLGTVFMLIGENSRTVSQAVDKKMVEINRNLPEGVHAVTVYDRTVLVDKAISTVKKNLMEGAILVIVILFLFLGNIRAAVITATVIPLSMLFTFTGMVNYKVSANLMSLGALDFGIIIDGAVVIVENCVRRLAHAQAHHGRPLTRAERFHEVFLASKESRRALLFGQLIIMVVYLPIFALTGVEGKMFHPMAFTVVAALVGAMILSVTFIPAAVALFIGNRVSEKENFLLGHAKRIYAPLLDRVMSAKALVLSIAAVAVVLCGLIATRMGSEFVPQLNEGDLAIQALRIPGTSLSQSIAMQRQIEGTLKEKFPEIDRVFARTGTAEIASDPMPPNISDGYIMLKPMDQWPEPRKTRDELLTAIQEVVGKIPGNNYEFSQPIQLRFNELISGVRSDVAVKIFGDDMDVLNKSAEEISSMLQKIQGASEVKVEQTTGLPMLTVNIDRQKAARYGLNVADIQDTVATAIGGREAGTMFEGDRRFDILVRLPEAIRNDMEGMKRLPIPLPRSAGTAEARTNFIPLAEVASFELAPGPNQVSRENGKRRIVVSANVRGRDVGSFVAEAEQGLAQIKIPTGYWTSWGGTFENLQSASKRLQIVVPVSLLLVFVLLFAMFGNAKDGLLVFTGIPFALTGGILALWLRDIPMSISAAVGFIALSGVAVLNGLVMISYIRTLREEGVPLDDAIRDGALTRLRPVLMTALVASLGFIPMAIATGTGAEVQRPLATVVIGGILSSTLLTLLVLPILYRLAHKPDEKDEDVSAEPVHSVPSAH comes from the coding sequence ATGTTTGAAAAACTGATTCGATTCTCGATCGAGCAGCGGTGGCTGGTGCTGCTAGCCGCCCTTGCAATGGGCGCCTTAGGTGTCTTCAACTACCAGAAGCTTCCCATCGACGCCGTCCCGGACATCACCAACGTCCAGGTCCAAATCAACACTCAAGCAGCTGGTTACTCGCCGCTTGAGACTGAGCAGCGCGTGACCTACCCCATCGAGACAGTCATGGCGGGCCTGCCCAATCTTGAGCAGACAAGGTCATTGTCTCGCTATGGACTTTCCCAGGTCACCGTGATCTTCAAGGACGGCACGGACATCTACTTCGCGCGCCAACTGGTGAATGAACGCATCCAGGAGGCCCGAGATAAGTTGCCGGCAGGCATTACCCCTGCGCTGGGACCGATCTCGACCGGCCTCGGAGAAATCTACCTGTGGACGGTTGAAACCAAGGATGGCGCCAAGAAGCCAGACGGCAACCCCTACACCCCGACAGACTTGCGTGAGATTCAGGACTGGATCATCAAGCCGCAATTGCGCAATGTGCCTGGCGTCACCGAAATCAACTCCATCGGCGGCTTTGCGAAGGAGTACCAGATTGCGCCAGTCCCCGAGCGCCTGGCCTCGCTCGGCGTGACGCTGCAAGACATCGTCACTGCTTTAGATCGCAACAACGGCAATGTTGGCGCCGGCTACATCGAGAAGCGCGGCGAACAGTACCTGGTTCGCGCACCTGGCCAAGTCAAGTCAATGGAAGACATAGGCAATGTGATCCTGAGCAGCGCCAACGGTGTGCCTGTGCGTGTGCGGGATGTCGCCGACGTATCCATCGGCCGGGAACTGCGCACTGGCGCCGCCACGGACAACGGCCGTGAAGTCGTGCTCGGTACAGTCTTCATGCTTATCGGCGAAAACAGCCGTACTGTGTCTCAAGCTGTAGACAAGAAGATGGTGGAGATCAACCGCAACCTACCCGAAGGCGTGCACGCGGTCACGGTCTACGACCGGACTGTCCTGGTGGACAAGGCCATCAGTACGGTGAAGAAGAACCTCATGGAAGGCGCGATCTTGGTGATCGTGATCCTCTTCCTGTTCCTGGGCAACATCCGGGCTGCGGTGATCACGGCAACGGTGATTCCGCTGTCGATGCTTTTCACGTTCACCGGGATGGTGAACTACAAGGTAAGTGCCAACCTGATGAGCCTTGGAGCGCTGGACTTCGGCATCATCATTGACGGAGCGGTTGTGATCGTCGAGAACTGCGTTCGCCGCCTGGCGCATGCACAAGCGCATCACGGTCGGCCGCTGACCCGAGCCGAGCGCTTCCATGAAGTGTTTTTGGCATCCAAAGAATCACGCCGCGCCCTGCTGTTCGGTCAGCTCATCATCATGGTGGTGTATCTGCCGATCTTCGCCCTCACAGGTGTTGAAGGAAAGATGTTCCACCCGATGGCGTTTACCGTGGTGGCAGCGCTTGTCGGCGCAATGATCCTGTCGGTAACGTTCATCCCCGCCGCAGTCGCGCTGTTCATCGGCAACCGGGTCAGCGAGAAGGAGAACTTCCTGCTCGGTCATGCGAAGCGAATCTATGCGCCCCTGCTGGATCGAGTCATGTCCGCCAAGGCCTTGGTGCTCTCCATTGCCGCGGTGGCCGTAGTGCTCTGCGGATTGATCGCGACCCGAATGGGCAGCGAGTTCGTTCCCCAGCTCAATGAAGGCGACCTCGCCATCCAGGCGCTGCGCATCCCCGGTACCAGCCTCTCGCAATCTATCGCCATGCAGCGTCAGATCGAAGGGACGCTGAAAGAGAAGTTCCCTGAGATAGACCGGGTATTTGCCAGAACCGGGACTGCAGAAATTGCCTCGGACCCGATGCCGCCGAACATCTCGGACGGATACATCATGCTCAAACCCATGGACCAGTGGCCCGAGCCGCGAAAGACCCGCGACGAACTGCTTACCGCGATCCAGGAAGTGGTTGGCAAGATCCCTGGCAACAACTACGAATTCTCTCAGCCGATCCAATTGCGCTTCAACGAGCTTATTTCCGGTGTGCGCAGCGACGTTGCGGTCAAGATCTTTGGGGACGACATGGACGTCCTGAACAAGTCTGCAGAAGAGATCTCGTCGATGCTGCAGAAGATCCAAGGGGCATCGGAGGTGAAGGTGGAGCAGACAACCGGGCTGCCGATGCTCACCGTGAATATCGACCGCCAGAAGGCTGCTCGCTATGGCCTGAATGTGGCCGACATCCAGGACACCGTGGCCACAGCCATTGGTGGACGTGAAGCGGGAACGATGTTCGAGGGTGATCGGCGATTCGACATCCTGGTGCGCCTGCCCGAAGCGATCCGCAATGATATGGAAGGCATGAAGCGACTGCCTATCCCGCTGCCTCGCTCAGCGGGTACCGCCGAAGCACGGACCAATTTCATCCCGCTTGCCGAGGTCGCTTCTTTTGAACTCGCCCCTGGCCCCAATCAAGTCAGCCGCGAGAACGGAAAGCGCCGCATAGTGGTCAGCGCCAACGTGCGTGGCCGCGACGTGGGATCTTTCGTTGCGGAGGCAGAGCAAGGCCTGGCTCAGATCAAGATACCAACGGGCTACTGGACGAGCTGGGGCGGAACATTCGAAAACCTGCAATCTGCCTCCAAGCGTTTGCAGATTGTGGTGCCCGTCTCACTGCTGCTGGTCTTCGTTCTGTTGTTCGCAATGTTTGGAAATGCCAAGGACGGGCTGCTGGTCTTCACCGGAATTCCATTCGCGCTAACTGGTGGCATCTTGGCACTATGGCTTCGCGACATACCCATGTCGATCTCTGCGGCCGTTGGCTTCATCGCGCTTTCAGGCGTTGCTGTTCTTAACGGGCTTGTGATGATTTCATACATCCGGACGTTGAGAGAGGAAGGCGTTCCGCTGGACGATGCCATCCGCGATGGAGCGTTGACACGTCTGCGACCTGTGCTTATGACCGCTCTCGTGGCGTCTCTGGGCTTCATTCCAATGGCCATTGCAACAGGCACCGGCGCTGAGGTTCAACGCCCACTAGCAACCGTGGTTATTGGCGGCATTCTTTCCTCCACTCTGCTCACTCTGTTGGTGCTGCCAATCCTCTATCGACTGGCTCACAAGCCCGACGAGAAGGACGAAGACGTGTCGGCAGAGCCCGTGCACTCTGTTCCCTCCGCCCACTGA